In Terriglobus aquaticus, the genomic window GCCGAGCTGCTGCAGGCCTACACGGTGGAGCCGGAGTGGCAGACGCGGCCGACGGCACAGTGCGCGCTGCCGGGCGAGCCGAAGGAAGCGGAAACTGACGAGAATGGCGCGACGACGGAGGGCGAGGTGCCACGGCTGCTGCGGGCGTACCTGGCAATGGGAGCGCGGATCTGTGCAGCGCCCGCGATCGACTATGCGTTTGGCACGATCGACTTCCTCACGCTTCTGGATCTGGAGATGCTGCACCCGCGCGTGTTGCGCCGCTTCCTCTAAGCTGGGAGCACTTGTATTCGATCCCAGAACTCGCGCGAGGGTGTTGGCGAAGCGCCCGCCTAGTGGCGCTGCTGCTGTGGGCAGGCGTGGAGGCTCCGCGCATCGCTCGATCAGACGACGCAATCAAGGCACGCTGGCGGAAGCATTGGGCGCAGCGGCTGCTTCGCGTGATGCACGTGACGGTGGAGCAGCATGGCGCCGTGCCGCAGGGTGGTTTGCTGGTCAGCAATCACCTGGGCTACCTGGACGTGGTGGTGTACGGCTCCGTGATCGACGGGACGTTTCTGAGCAAGGCCGAGGTGGCGCAGTGGCCGCTGCTGGGACCGCTGACGCGCGCGGCCAACACGGTGTTTGTGGAGCGGGACAGCGCGCGGTCCACCGCTGCGGCGAACCGGCAGATTGCAACGCTGCTGGAGCAAGGGCAGGAGGTGCTCATCTTTCCGGAAGGCACGAGTTCGGGCGGAGAGGATGTATTGCCCTTTCAGTCGCCGTTCTTCGACGCACCGCAGCGGACCGGGGCGCCGGTGTGGGCAGCGGCGGTGGCGTACCGGGCAGCGCTCGAGCACGGCACGGTGGCGGAACGGGTGTGCTACTGGGGAGACATGGTGATCGGTCCGCACCTGTTCGGTCTGTTGTGCGTGCGATCGATTGCGGCGACTGTGTGGTTTGCGGAGGCTCCGCTGGCCATAAAGGATCGCCGGGCGGGTGCGGTGGAGGCACACGGGGTGGTGGCGGGCCTGCATGCACAGGCGCTTCGCGGATAGCAGCGCTTTACGGAATCCCACTTGCCCGCATACCCTCTACGGATGCGCATCGGCTACTTTGGAGGCAGCTTTGACCCGCCGCACCGCGGGCACCTCCTGCTGGCGCGGCTGGCGGCAGACGCGTTTCACCTGGACCGGGTGCTGTTTGCGCCTACGGGTAGACAGCCGCTGAAGGACCATATCGCGCATGCGGAGTTCGCGGACCGCATGGCCATGGTGCGGCTGCTGTGTGCGAGCGAGCCGGGTTTTGAGGTGGTCGACCTGGATGCTCCGCACCCGCATGGATCGCCGAACTACACAGTGGATGCGCTGGAAGAGCTGCGGAGGCGCGAGCCGGACGCAGATCTGTTT contains:
- the nadD gene encoding nicotinate (nicotinamide) nucleotide adenylyltransferase, translating into MPAYPLRMRIGYFGGSFDPPHRGHLLLARLAADAFHLDRVLFAPTGRQPLKDHIAHAEFADRMAMVRLLCASEPGFEVVDLDAPHPHGSPNYTVDALEELRRREPDADLFALAGADSFLSLPRWRDPQRLLELAEWIVVSRPEFPLEELDALGLTAEQRARVHVLNTLHDDTSATEIRARLRYGVTPADRLKPEVLLYIARMHLYHAR
- a CDS encoding lysophospholipid acyltransferase family protein, whose protein sequence is MALLLWAGVEAPRIARSDDAIKARWRKHWAQRLLRVMHVTVEQHGAVPQGGLLVSNHLGYLDVVVYGSVIDGTFLSKAEVAQWPLLGPLTRAANTVFVERDSARSTAAANRQIATLLEQGQEVLIFPEGTSSGGEDVLPFQSPFFDAPQRTGAPVWAAAVAYRAALEHGTVAERVCYWGDMVIGPHLFGLLCVRSIAATVWFAEAPLAIKDRRAGAVEAHGVVAGLHAQALRG